In the Kribbella sp. NBC_00482 genome, one interval contains:
- a CDS encoding amidohydrolase family protein, protein MLDAHVHVWDLTQRQLPWLGANHPLRRDFTLLDLCDPPNPPHLSGVVGPSDLVLVQADADPAEVGDLLALAQGNPAVVGVVGWFDLLDFPDRLPDDPLLVGVRSPPVDQTDPDLLTTPAHLRGVRAAADAGLAIDLLLRPSALIGAARLASAVPDARLVLDHLGNPTAATAEWRSGMQALAECPNVTVKLSGTAHLATDDLRALVDVALELFGSERLLFGSDWPVCTLAATRAEVIRRTTALLPPATHNDVFRGTAQRIYRSRETAP, encoded by the coding sequence ATGCTTGACGCCCACGTCCACGTCTGGGACCTGACCCAACGCCAACTCCCCTGGCTGGGGGCCAACCACCCCCTCCGCCGCGACTTCACCCTCCTCGACCTGTGCGACCCGCCCAACCCGCCCCACCTCTCGGGCGTCGTGGGCCCTTCCGACCTTGTGCTTGTTCAGGCTGATGCTGATCCGGCTGAGGTGGGTGACCTGCTGGCGCTGGCTCAGGGGAACCCGGCTGTGGTTGGTGTGGTGGGCTGGTTCGACCTGCTCGACTTCCCGGACCGCCTGCCCGACGACCCGCTCCTCGTCGGCGTGCGCAGTCCACCGGTCGACCAGACCGACCCCGACCTGCTGACAACTCCCGCGCACCTGCGCGGCGTGCGGGCCGCCGCCGACGCCGGCCTCGCCATCGACCTCCTGCTCCGCCCCTCCGCCCTGATAGGCGCCGCTCGACTAGCCTCCGCCGTACCGGACGCCCGTCTCGTACTCGACCACCTCGGCAACCCGACAGCTGCGACCGCCGAGTGGCGGTCCGGAATGCAGGCCCTCGCCGAGTGCCCGAACGTGACCGTCAAGCTCTCCGGCACCGCCCACCTCGCGACCGACGACCTCCGCGCACTGGTCGATGTCGCCCTCGAACTCTTCGGCAGTGAACGGTTGCTGTTCGGCTCGGACTGGCCCGTGTGCACGCTGGCCGCCACCCGCGCCGAGGTGATCCGCCGTACCACCGCACTGCTGCCACCCGCCACGCACAACGACGTGTTCCGTGGCACCGCCCAGCGCATCTACCGCTCCAGGGAGACCGCCCCATGA
- a CDS encoding carbohydrate ABC transporter permease — MRARLTTLSMVGPALVLFVVMLVVPVCLSLYLSLTDWDGYSANPAFVGLKNYVSLTHSAEAIRAGWVTLLIAAVGTVLLSVFGLGFALLVNGASRLNAFFRIVLFYPHVLSALVVGFLWSAVLGTSGVVNGWLTSKGAEVLPFLSDPKWALVSLIAVLVWAGFGVNVVLYLAGLQTVSKDLLESARIDGASKRQTFFNVTLPALAPVVTVNLVLSLVTLLKTYDLVVSLTGGGPAGSTQTAAYLILWDSFHNNALGFGSAQSVVLMVITAGLALTVARLRASADRGVQG; from the coding sequence GTGAGAGCCCGTCTGACGACCCTCAGTATGGTCGGCCCGGCCCTGGTGCTGTTCGTCGTCATGCTGGTCGTCCCGGTCTGTCTGTCGCTCTACCTCAGCCTGACCGACTGGGACGGCTACAGCGCGAACCCGGCGTTCGTGGGCCTGAAGAACTACGTCAGCCTGACGCACAGCGCCGAGGCGATCCGGGCGGGCTGGGTGACGCTGCTGATCGCGGCTGTCGGCACTGTCCTGCTCAGCGTGTTCGGACTCGGGTTCGCCCTGCTGGTGAACGGTGCGTCCCGGCTGAACGCGTTCTTCCGCATCGTGCTGTTCTACCCGCACGTGCTGAGCGCACTGGTCGTCGGCTTCCTGTGGAGCGCAGTGCTCGGTACGTCGGGTGTCGTCAACGGCTGGCTCACGTCGAAGGGCGCCGAGGTACTGCCGTTCCTCTCCGACCCGAAATGGGCTCTCGTGAGTCTGATCGCCGTGCTGGTGTGGGCCGGGTTCGGTGTCAACGTGGTGCTCTACCTGGCCGGGCTGCAGACGGTGTCGAAGGACCTGCTCGAGTCGGCGCGCATCGACGGTGCGTCGAAGCGGCAGACGTTCTTCAACGTCACGCTGCCCGCACTGGCGCCGGTGGTGACGGTGAACCTCGTACTGTCGCTGGTGACGCTCCTGAAGACGTACGACCTCGTCGTGTCGCTGACAGGAGGTGGCCCGGCTGGGTCCACTCAGACCGCGGCGTACCTGATCCTGTGGGACTCGTTCCACAACAACGCGCTCGGGTTCGGCTCGGCGCAGAGCGTCGTGCTGATGGTCATCACCGCAGGTCTCGCCCTGACCGTCGCTCGGCTGCGAGCGAGTGCTGACCGAGGAGTGCAGGGATGA
- a CDS encoding glycoside hydrolase family 95 protein has product MTEYTRRQVLRTAGAAAGTAVVAGSLTNPLTATAAATPGSDTNPLKLWYTQPATEWLQALAVGNGRLGAMVYGGTATEQLQLNEDSIWAGGPHQYDDPIGKDVLPEIRRLIAEEKYLDAQNLADEHFMGRPTEQMQYQPVGYLSLAFPGIDATAVTAYRRELDLTTAITSVSYEHAGVRYTREVFVSHPAQVLVMRLTASQRGALTFDATYSTEQAATPAAYDKQTLALNGISGDAEGLTGSVKFCALLRAFTEGGSTTVADGKLSVAGADEVTLLFSVGTSYRNYLDVGADQVARAVAPLAAIGRPAYGALRHRHVEDYQRLFGRLDLDLGTSDSIALPTDQRVIAFRNGGDPQLAALYYQFGRYLLISSSRTPGQPANLQGIWSYKMLPEWQSKFTLNINAEMNYWPAGPANLAECWDPLFQMTKELSESGARTAAAMYDAPGWVAHHNTDGWRGTAPVDFAYYGVWPTGGAWLSLLFWERYEYTGDLEMLRKYYPVLRGSVEFFLDQLQTDAKTGWLVTSPSHSPEVKHHDYDNVGVSMCAGPTMDTEILHDLFKVFGQATAVLGVDKAMAAAAADARSKLAPIQIGYLGQIQEWLIDWEEAALETSRHISHLWAVFPSDQVTPRSTPELADAARKSLELRGPAVTAGWSLAWKLNLRARLLEPDNAYKHLTQLLAPGRTAPNMFDLHPPFQIDGNFGGVSGITEMIMQSHSGEVALLPCLPTAFPTGNVRGMRARGGFDLEFSWSGGKLTKAKIRSLLGNRLRLRTGALVDVKSSVGPVAFARPEDGVVEFRTRRGVDYFIEVRP; this is encoded by the coding sequence ATGACCGAGTACACCCGCCGTCAGGTCCTCAGGACTGCCGGCGCCGCAGCCGGCACCGCAGTCGTCGCCGGCTCACTCACCAATCCCCTGACCGCCACCGCCGCAGCCACCCCGGGCAGCGACACCAACCCGCTCAAGCTCTGGTACACCCAGCCGGCCACCGAGTGGCTCCAGGCACTTGCCGTCGGCAACGGCCGCCTCGGCGCCATGGTGTACGGCGGCACCGCCACCGAACAGCTGCAACTGAACGAGGACTCGATCTGGGCCGGTGGTCCACACCAGTACGACGACCCGATCGGCAAGGACGTCCTGCCGGAGATCCGCCGGCTGATCGCCGAGGAGAAGTACCTCGACGCGCAGAACCTCGCCGACGAGCACTTCATGGGCCGTCCGACCGAGCAGATGCAGTACCAGCCGGTCGGCTACCTCTCGCTGGCCTTTCCGGGCATCGACGCGACCGCGGTCACGGCGTACCGGCGGGAGCTCGACCTGACCACAGCGATCACGTCAGTCAGCTACGAGCACGCAGGGGTGCGCTACACGCGGGAGGTGTTCGTCAGCCATCCCGCCCAGGTCCTGGTGATGCGGCTGACTGCCAGCCAGCGCGGGGCGCTCACGTTCGACGCGACGTACAGCACGGAGCAGGCCGCGACACCTGCGGCGTACGACAAGCAGACCCTGGCGCTCAACGGCATCAGCGGCGACGCCGAGGGGCTGACCGGTTCGGTCAAGTTCTGCGCGCTGCTCCGAGCCTTCACCGAGGGCGGCAGTACGACGGTTGCTGACGGCAAGCTCTCGGTCGCCGGCGCCGACGAGGTCACGCTGCTGTTCTCGGTCGGTACCAGCTACCGCAACTACCTCGACGTCGGCGCGGACCAGGTCGCTCGCGCCGTAGCACCACTGGCCGCGATCGGGCGCCCGGCGTACGGCGCGCTGCGACACCGGCACGTGGAGGACTACCAGCGGCTCTTCGGCCGCCTCGATCTGGACCTCGGTACGTCGGACTCGATCGCGCTGCCGACCGACCAGCGGGTCATAGCGTTCCGCAACGGCGGCGACCCGCAACTGGCGGCGCTGTACTACCAGTTTGGCCGGTACCTGCTGATCTCCAGCTCTCGCACGCCGGGCCAGCCCGCGAACCTGCAGGGCATCTGGAGCTACAAGATGCTGCCCGAGTGGCAGTCCAAGTTCACGCTCAACATCAACGCCGAGATGAACTACTGGCCGGCCGGTCCGGCCAACCTTGCGGAGTGCTGGGACCCGCTGTTCCAGATGACCAAGGAGCTTTCCGAGTCCGGCGCCCGTACCGCGGCCGCCATGTACGACGCACCCGGCTGGGTAGCGCACCACAACACGGACGGCTGGCGCGGAACTGCTCCGGTCGACTTCGCGTACTACGGGGTCTGGCCGACCGGCGGTGCGTGGCTGTCGCTGCTGTTCTGGGAGCGGTACGAGTACACCGGCGACCTGGAGATGCTGCGGAAGTACTACCCCGTTCTGCGTGGCTCGGTGGAGTTCTTCCTGGACCAGCTGCAGACCGACGCCAAGACGGGGTGGCTGGTGACCAGCCCGTCGCACTCCCCCGAGGTCAAGCACCACGACTACGACAACGTCGGCGTGAGCATGTGCGCGGGCCCGACGATGGACACCGAGATCCTGCATGACCTGTTCAAGGTGTTCGGGCAAGCGACTGCGGTGCTGGGTGTCGACAAGGCGATGGCCGCTGCCGCCGCGGACGCGCGGTCGAAGCTGGCGCCGATCCAGATCGGGTACCTCGGCCAGATCCAGGAATGGCTGATCGACTGGGAGGAAGCCGCCCTGGAGACGAGTCGACATATCTCACACCTGTGGGCCGTGTTCCCGAGCGACCAGGTGACACCACGCAGTACGCCGGAACTCGCCGACGCGGCCCGCAAGTCGCTGGAGCTGCGCGGTCCGGCCGTGACCGCCGGCTGGTCGCTGGCGTGGAAGCTGAACCTCCGCGCCCGGCTGCTCGAGCCGGACAACGCCTACAAGCACCTCACCCAGCTGCTCGCTCCTGGCCGCACCGCGCCGAACATGTTCGACCTGCACCCGCCGTTCCAGATCGACGGGAACTTCGGCGGCGTCTCCGGGATCACCGAGATGATCATGCAGAGCCACTCCGGCGAGGTCGCGCTGCTCCCCTGCCTGCCGACGGCGTTCCCGACCGGGAACGTGCGAGGCATGCGTGCCCGCGGCGGGTTCGACCTGGAGTTCTCGTGGTCCGGCGGGAAGTTGACCAAGGCAAAGATCCGCTCGCTGCTCGGCAACCGGCTGCGGCTGCGGACCGGCGCTTTGGTGGACGTGAAGTCGTCCGTCGGCCCGGTAGCGTTCGCTCGCCCGGAGGACGGCGTTGTCGAGTTCCGTACCCGCCGTGGCGTCGACTACTTCATCGAGGTGCGCCCGTGA
- a CDS encoding ABC transporter substrate-binding protein, translated as MRTLGLLTSVVILVGAAGCGGGFSDDKGAAGDSTGEVRMLVNITPNLTKSYWEGLIKPFEDANPGVDVKIEAPTGSGVKDTLPQLLAAGNAPDVVETLMADKVLAPQMLDLTDQAWTKDTPLVEQASLDGKVYTVGVGQQAQSLVFYNKDAFTKAGISAPPKDLDELTAAMGKLKAAGYLPLQTAGDYVTGLQLLQLSDPSIATKYPDWYQQISSKQAKVGETMLPLLERYQSWIKNGYVDKNALGLKDVGAQTNFLSGKAGMYIMGSWFVRTADDAKPKFDLGVFAAPTEAGQPSPGPQGVTMAAPYMVLKSTKQRDLSIKLVQWLVTDKTAVQSQLAQDGNFRKGYTDNLSPLGKQVQDILDQAPKQVAQGEGYGANTLPQGFNGEWNKAVQSLYTGKSAKDVATRIDSWMGSKS; from the coding sequence GTGCGCACGCTGGGCCTGCTGACATCCGTCGTGATCCTGGTGGGCGCGGCGGGCTGCGGCGGCGGCTTCAGTGACGACAAGGGTGCTGCTGGTGACAGCACCGGCGAAGTGCGGATGCTGGTCAACATCACCCCCAACCTGACCAAGAGCTACTGGGAGGGCCTGATCAAGCCCTTCGAGGACGCCAACCCGGGCGTCGACGTGAAGATCGAGGCGCCGACCGGTTCGGGTGTGAAGGACACGCTGCCGCAGCTGCTCGCGGCCGGCAACGCGCCGGATGTCGTCGAGACGCTGATGGCCGACAAGGTGCTGGCACCGCAGATGCTCGACCTGACCGACCAGGCGTGGACCAAGGACACGCCGCTGGTCGAGCAGGCCTCGCTGGACGGCAAGGTGTACACGGTCGGTGTCGGCCAGCAGGCCCAGTCGCTGGTGTTCTACAACAAGGACGCCTTCACCAAGGCCGGCATCAGCGCCCCGCCGAAGGACCTGGACGAGCTGACCGCGGCCATGGGCAAGCTCAAGGCGGCCGGCTACCTGCCGCTGCAGACGGCCGGCGACTACGTGACCGGCCTGCAGTTGCTGCAGCTCAGCGACCCGTCGATCGCCACCAAGTACCCGGACTGGTACCAGCAGATCAGCTCCAAGCAGGCCAAGGTCGGCGAGACGATGCTGCCGCTGCTGGAGCGCTACCAGTCGTGGATCAAGAACGGGTACGTCGACAAGAACGCACTCGGTCTGAAGGACGTCGGCGCGCAGACCAACTTCCTGTCCGGCAAGGCCGGCATGTACATCATGGGCAGCTGGTTCGTGCGGACCGCCGACGACGCGAAGCCGAAGTTCGACCTCGGTGTGTTCGCGGCGCCGACCGAGGCAGGGCAGCCGTCGCCGGGTCCGCAGGGTGTCACGATGGCCGCGCCGTACATGGTGCTGAAGTCGACCAAGCAGCGGGACCTCTCGATCAAGCTGGTGCAGTGGCTGGTCACGGACAAGACCGCCGTGCAGAGCCAGCTCGCGCAGGACGGCAACTTCCGCAAGGGCTACACCGACAACCTGTCGCCGCTCGGCAAGCAGGTGCAGGACATCCTCGACCAGGCGCCGAAGCAGGTAGCCCAGGGCGAGGGGTACGGCGCCAACACGCTGCCGCAGGGCTTCAACGGTGAATGGAACAAGGCGGTCCAGAGCCTCTACACGGGGAAGAGTGCGAAGGACGTCGCTACCCGCATCGACAGCTGGATGGGCTCGAAGTCGTGA
- a CDS encoding glycosyl hydrolase family 95 catalytic domain-containing protein, protein MTALRLTLPLLAALLTVGTASVPAARSAPAEQGTTAWHDGALQGDTAGLVSRSDLVQEGPAWRPYQAMPLGNGVLGASVWAEKGYGAQLNRVDTFPDLKSAGRLVVPGLDSLMRADDYSGRLALYDGQVVQSGGGLTARSYVRADADQFVLEVTGADPSQVQTADLKLWAGRTPAVSAANGIAALAEMFHDESSGSITGAVAALTAQAQGVTASVVDPLTVRLTFRPRADGSFRLVVGVPSYRGGELRAAARRAVVESPSHHLEWWHAFWDKAAPMRITSADGSGEYVENLRTMQLYTMAASMRGDVPSTHGAVVRMFSSSGDQADWAQDSYWHFNLRMLVSANLGAGIGELNSPYFKFYLDRAELMREWTRTHWIGGEGLCLPEFMRYDGTGDGCDNMQEPSWTRRILTSGPELVNNIWQQYRYTGDKALLNRSYPLMRDVARFYLSAMTTGADGYLHLEHVNALEVQWDTSDPVPDMAAMRVIFPLVANLATSRGDTALAKQLRDAVGKLPPFRTVQRGGEEVLAWSGTDEESHNTQNPEMEALWPWGVFDETSELMQATYRQRVYPQDKDWGMDSTWAARLGLSDEVKRLLLKGIADFQIFPNGFTVHRTGQEAVRNRSFYNEWGGVLTTGLQEALVQSYDGVVHVAPAWPKDWDVAGSVQIEGGHRISTEVHDGVPNVVGIQSGSRDTLKLRNPWPGQQVRVVDSHGRVVVGATSADVVDLRTAPGTSYTLERVAVPLSSFTFAPLTGQPASAVKTVGNRVLGVKRSEPPLLSDLVSVQSPEKLTNLVKAQVGAPIYVDRSYTVTELPGSLTGQALVQGSNDDSKATTPPDYLTVNLTRPATVYVAFDPRGENAWWPSWLSSFTRTGETVGTTDQRLVLFKRDVPAGQLSLGPNSGVSGMGNSTYVTFVVPR, encoded by the coding sequence GTGACTGCTCTTCGACTGACGCTGCCGTTGCTGGCTGCACTGCTCACTGTGGGGACCGCCTCTGTGCCAGCTGCTCGTAGTGCGCCTGCTGAGCAAGGGACGACCGCGTGGCACGACGGTGCGCTGCAGGGCGACACTGCAGGGCTGGTGTCGCGGTCCGACCTCGTCCAGGAGGGCCCTGCGTGGCGCCCGTACCAGGCGATGCCGCTGGGGAACGGTGTGCTCGGTGCTTCGGTCTGGGCCGAGAAGGGCTACGGCGCGCAGCTCAACCGCGTGGACACGTTCCCGGACCTCAAGTCCGCCGGACGTCTCGTCGTACCCGGCCTGGACTCGCTGATGCGTGCTGACGACTACAGCGGCCGGTTGGCGCTGTACGACGGTCAGGTCGTGCAGAGCGGGGGCGGTCTCACTGCGCGTTCCTATGTGCGTGCTGACGCCGACCAGTTCGTTCTGGAGGTGACTGGGGCGGATCCTTCGCAGGTGCAGACCGCTGACCTCAAGCTGTGGGCCGGTCGCACGCCGGCGGTCAGTGCTGCGAATGGGATTGCCGCGCTCGCAGAGATGTTCCACGACGAGTCATCCGGCAGCATCACCGGTGCGGTCGCTGCGCTGACAGCACAGGCCCAGGGCGTCACCGCGTCGGTGGTGGACCCGCTGACGGTACGGCTGACGTTCCGGCCGCGTGCGGACGGCAGTTTCCGGCTCGTGGTCGGCGTACCGTCGTACCGCGGCGGAGAGCTGCGGGCAGCCGCGCGACGTGCCGTGGTCGAGTCCCCCAGCCACCACCTCGAGTGGTGGCACGCGTTCTGGGACAAGGCGGCGCCGATGCGGATCACATCGGCCGACGGGTCCGGTGAGTACGTCGAGAACCTGCGGACGATGCAGCTGTACACAATGGCCGCGTCGATGCGTGGCGACGTACCAAGCACGCACGGTGCGGTGGTGCGGATGTTCTCGTCGTCGGGAGACCAGGCGGACTGGGCGCAGGACTCGTACTGGCACTTCAACCTGCGGATGCTGGTGTCCGCGAACCTCGGTGCCGGCATCGGTGAGCTCAACTCGCCGTACTTCAAGTTCTACCTGGACCGTGCCGAGCTCATGCGCGAGTGGACACGAACACACTGGATCGGCGGCGAGGGACTCTGCCTGCCGGAGTTCATGCGCTACGACGGCACTGGCGACGGCTGCGACAACATGCAGGAGCCCAGCTGGACGCGGCGGATCCTGACGAGTGGACCGGAGCTGGTGAACAACATCTGGCAGCAGTACCGGTACACCGGCGACAAAGCCCTGCTGAACCGGAGCTATCCGCTGATGCGGGACGTGGCGCGGTTCTACCTGTCCGCCATGACCACTGGCGCCGACGGCTACCTGCACCTGGAGCACGTGAACGCTCTGGAGGTGCAGTGGGACACCAGCGACCCCGTGCCGGACATGGCTGCGATGCGGGTCATCTTCCCGCTCGTCGCCAACCTGGCGACGTCGCGAGGAGACACGGCGTTGGCTAAGCAGTTGCGGGACGCGGTGGGCAAGCTCCCGCCGTTCCGGACCGTTCAGCGTGGCGGTGAGGAGGTGCTGGCGTGGTCCGGTACCGACGAGGAGTCGCACAACACGCAGAACCCGGAAATGGAGGCACTCTGGCCGTGGGGCGTGTTCGACGAGACGTCCGAGTTGATGCAGGCGACATACCGGCAACGCGTGTACCCGCAGGACAAGGACTGGGGCATGGACTCCACCTGGGCCGCCCGGCTCGGCCTCTCGGACGAGGTGAAACGCCTGCTGCTGAAGGGGATCGCGGACTTCCAGATCTTCCCGAACGGCTTCACCGTGCACCGCACCGGCCAGGAAGCAGTCCGGAACCGCAGCTTCTACAACGAGTGGGGCGGCGTACTGACCACCGGCCTGCAGGAGGCGCTGGTCCAGTCGTACGACGGCGTTGTGCACGTCGCACCCGCGTGGCCGAAAGACTGGGACGTCGCAGGGTCCGTGCAGATCGAGGGCGGGCACCGGATCAGCACCGAGGTCCACGACGGCGTACCGAACGTGGTCGGCATCCAGTCCGGCAGCCGCGACACGCTGAAGCTGCGCAACCCCTGGCCGGGCCAGCAGGTCCGCGTAGTCGACTCCCACGGACGCGTTGTCGTCGGTGCCACCAGTGCCGACGTCGTCGACCTACGGACAGCTCCTGGTACGTCGTACACGCTCGAGCGCGTCGCCGTACCGCTGTCGTCCTTCACCTTCGCTCCCCTGACCGGCCAGCCGGCGTCTGCCGTCAAGACAGTCGGCAACCGGGTACTGGGCGTCAAGCGGAGCGAGCCGCCGCTGCTGAGCGACCTCGTGTCGGTGCAGTCACCGGAGAAGCTGACCAACCTGGTCAAGGCTCAGGTCGGCGCGCCGATCTATGTGGATCGCAGCTACACGGTCACCGAGCTGCCTGGTTCGTTGACCGGGCAGGCCTTGGTACAGGGCTCCAACGACGACTCCAAGGCGACCACACCACCCGACTACCTGACGGTGAATTTGACCCGGCCGGCGACCGTGTACGTCGCCTTCGACCCGCGCGGCGAGAACGCGTGGTGGCCGTCGTGGCTGTCCTCGTTCACCCGCACTGGTGAGACAGTCGGCACCACAGATCAGCGCCTGGTCCTCTTCAAACGCGACGTACCCGCCGGGCAACTCTCCCTAGGCCCCAACTCCGGCGTTTCCGGCATGGGGAACTCCACCTACGTCACGTTTGTGGTACCACGCTGA
- a CDS encoding FCD domain-containing protein, translating into MPDAGRPKSPLTLSVAERTALSQLAAAPRTSAAMRLRARIVLASAEGRSNKAVADLLKVTPGTVGKWRRRFLRMGMAGLDDGMRSGRPRMVDRVQLGAVATTSMADSGHRQSTRELATAYGVSQSTVSRRRREEVQHYRSSAGIAVATSHPAPPLSGDTELLSDRVYEAIRGWILSGELAPGMRVVESEIARVLGTSQTPAREAVRRLAHEGLVTYRPRLGNFVTEISQVEAREAREVRVLLESAAARRATGHAPQEELDLLRIEVQRMIEAAGHHDIGAFREADLRFHRQVLATSGNSMLLRVWRTLEPALWSLQVVSNAMYAGDWGLMARRHLDLIEVLAGTDPEDSARLFAAHARGESSITRPAGRHA; encoded by the coding sequence ATGCCCGATGCCGGAAGACCGAAGTCACCGCTGACACTGTCGGTGGCCGAGCGGACTGCGCTCAGCCAGCTCGCGGCCGCCCCGCGGACCAGTGCCGCGATGCGGCTGCGGGCCCGGATCGTGCTGGCCAGCGCCGAGGGACGCTCGAACAAGGCGGTCGCGGACCTGCTCAAGGTCACCCCGGGCACGGTCGGCAAATGGCGCCGGAGGTTCCTCCGGATGGGCATGGCCGGTCTCGACGACGGGATGCGCAGCGGACGGCCGCGGATGGTCGACCGGGTGCAATTAGGAGCCGTTGCTACAACATCGATGGCCGATTCCGGACATCGCCAGTCAACCCGCGAACTGGCGACGGCGTACGGCGTCTCGCAGTCGACGGTCTCGCGGCGGCGCCGGGAGGAGGTCCAGCACTACCGCTCCAGTGCTGGAATAGCCGTGGCGACCAGCCATCCCGCTCCGCCGCTGTCCGGTGACACAGAGTTGCTGTCCGATCGGGTGTACGAGGCGATCCGCGGCTGGATACTGTCCGGCGAGCTGGCGCCCGGGATGCGCGTAGTCGAGTCCGAGATCGCCCGGGTGCTCGGCACCAGCCAGACCCCGGCCCGGGAAGCGGTACGGCGGCTGGCGCACGAAGGACTCGTCACGTACCGGCCGCGGCTGGGGAACTTCGTCACCGAGATCTCGCAGGTCGAGGCCCGGGAGGCGCGGGAGGTCCGCGTGCTGCTCGAGTCCGCGGCAGCGCGCCGGGCGACCGGTCACGCGCCGCAGGAGGAGCTGGATCTGCTCCGGATCGAGGTGCAGCGGATGATCGAGGCGGCCGGCCACCACGACATCGGCGCGTTCCGCGAGGCCGACCTGCGGTTCCACCGGCAGGTGCTGGCGACCAGCGGCAACTCGATGCTGCTGCGCGTGTGGCGGACGCTGGAGCCGGCGCTGTGGAGCCTGCAGGTGGTGTCGAACGCGATGTACGCGGGTGACTGGGGCCTGATGGCACGCCGCCACCTGGACCTGATCGAGGTGCTCGCCGGGACCGACCCCGAAGACTCCGCCCGCCTCTTCGCCGCCCATGCCCGCGGCGAAAGCTCCATCACGAGACCAGCCGGCCGCCATGCTTGA
- a CDS encoding HIT family protein has translation MFNHAPDGYDCPFCRLAAGGEDHLTAQHDIVLRREHALAFVASRWWPNNKGHVLVVPTAHHENLYDLTSESGHAVHDVVREIAIAIRSTYNCEGISTRQHNEPAGYQDAWHYHVHVFPRYPNDNLYNTRHLPTPATPTERAPYIHRLQSHLNPQT, from the coding sequence ATGTTCAACCACGCACCCGACGGCTACGACTGCCCGTTCTGCCGACTGGCCGCCGGCGGCGAGGACCACCTCACGGCGCAGCACGACATCGTGCTGCGCCGTGAGCACGCACTCGCCTTCGTAGCCTCCCGCTGGTGGCCCAACAACAAAGGCCACGTCCTCGTGGTCCCCACCGCCCACCACGAGAACCTCTACGACCTCACCTCCGAGTCCGGCCACGCCGTCCACGACGTCGTCCGCGAAATCGCCATCGCCATCCGCAGCACCTACAACTGCGAAGGAATCTCCACCCGCCAACACAACGAACCCGCCGGCTACCAGGACGCCTGGCACTACCACGTCCACGTCTTCCCCCGCTACCCCAACGACAACCTCTACAACACCCGCCACCTACCCACCCCCGCCACCCCCACCGAACGAGCCCCCTACATCCACCGCCTCCAGTCCCACCTAAACCCCCAAACCTAA
- a CDS encoding carbohydrate ABC transporter permease, giving the protein MSALRMPRVASMQFKPFRTKGWGRIAFLVVTSVLMLVPMYLLIISAFKSQQDILQHPFSLSPDQLTTEYLRKAATNPDFNILKGYAVTILFVVSVNLLSVALAGPVSYVIARRSERRYRMLLLLFVAGTFIPSQVLVIPVVYTLKFLGLMGTIPGFVLFETTLTLPFSIFLYAGYIMTIPASLDEAAAVDGAGKHRVFWSIVFPLMKPAVVTMVILNTFSVWNDFVNPQIILGPGSGLYTVTTGVYAAVSQYSTDYTVVFPTLLLAVAPLLVVFVLLQRHVISGLTAGATKG; this is encoded by the coding sequence ATGAGCGCGCTCCGGATGCCACGGGTGGCCAGCATGCAGTTCAAACCCTTCAGGACAAAGGGCTGGGGACGGATCGCGTTCCTGGTCGTGACCAGCGTGCTGATGCTGGTGCCGATGTACCTGCTGATCATCAGCGCGTTCAAGTCGCAGCAGGACATCCTGCAGCACCCGTTCTCGCTGTCGCCCGACCAGCTGACCACGGAGTACCTGCGGAAGGCCGCGACGAACCCCGACTTCAACATCCTCAAGGGGTACGCCGTCACGATCCTGTTCGTGGTGTCGGTGAACCTACTGTCCGTGGCACTGGCCGGCCCGGTCTCTTACGTGATCGCGCGGCGCAGCGAACGCCGCTACCGGATGCTCCTGCTGCTGTTCGTGGCCGGGACGTTCATCCCCAGCCAGGTGCTGGTGATCCCGGTCGTCTACACGCTGAAGTTCCTCGGGCTGATGGGCACCATCCCCGGGTTCGTGCTGTTCGAGACCACGCTGACGCTGCCGTTCTCGATCTTCCTGTACGCCGGCTACATCATGACGATCCCGGCCAGCCTGGACGAGGCGGCCGCGGTCGACGGGGCCGGCAAACACCGGGTGTTCTGGTCGATCGTGTTCCCGCTGATGAAACCGGCCGTGGTGACGATGGTCATCCTGAACACCTTCTCGGTGTGGAACGACTTCGTGAACCCGCAGATCATCCTCGGCCCGGGCAGCGGTCTCTACACCGTGACGACCGGCGTGTACGCCGCGGTGAGCCAGTACTCCACCGACTACACGGTGGTCTTCCCGACGCTGCTGCTCGCAGTGGCTCCGTTGCTGGTGGTCTTCGTGCTGCTCCAGCGGCACGTGATCAGCGGCCTGACCGCGGGAGCGACCAAAGGATGA